One region of Leishmania braziliensis MHOM/BR/75/M2904 complete genome, chromosome 17 genomic DNA includes:
- a CDS encoding hydrolase, alpha/beta fold family-like protein, producing the protein MTATLIAELDAAAGLPKELHGKAQPLPLDKFARVGKCASTGKEITLCYRTLGNPDNPCLLLVMGLGGTLLNWKNEFVQRLLQAGFFVVQYDNRDTGLSTHLDGYTTPAIARMILPAWASIGEGIPPYTLYDMGRDAWGLLTALGIQSVHVLGTSMGGMIAQCMALQHPERVKSLTIFYTHSSGPHVKPQTWKMSFAMMEKPSGPSFEEQVNFMVHMNSLFRGDYPQDEQEVRSIAAANLTRCPADNDGVMRQIWAVRRAESRENDLRRLKGIPTLIVHGMKDTMIPFENGVHLAHLIQESRLVAFAHMGHSIPRELYRDIVEEIKLQKALGEEAKAQTERSSSGTGATDSITPTEDTVEG; encoded by the coding sequence ATGACAGCCACCCTAATCGCGGAACTtgacgcggcggcgggccTGCCGAAGGAGTTACACGGGAAAGCtcaacccctccccctcgatAAGTTCGCGAGAGTGGGGAAGTGCGCTAGCACGGGGAAGGAGATCACTCTCTGCTACAGAACTCTCGGTAACCCTGATAACCCATGCCTGCTGCTCGTCATGGGCCTCGGCGGCACATTACTCAACTGGAAGAATGAGTTTGTGCAGCGACTTCTCCAGGCAGGTTTCTTTGTGGTTCAGTACGACAACCGCGACACGGGCTTGTCGACCCACCTTGACGGCTACACGACCCCGGCCATTGCCCGCATGATACTCCCGGCCTGGGCCTCCATCGGTGAAGGTATACCTCCCTACACGCTGTACGATATGGGGAGAGATGCATGGGGTTTGCTGACGGCACTCGGGATCCAGAGTGTGCACGTCCTTGGCACTTCCATGGGTGGCATGATTGCGCAGTGTATGGCTCTACAACACCCTGAGCGGGTGAAGAGCCTCACCATTTTTTAtacgcacagcagcggcccGCATGTGAAGCCGCAGACATGGAAAATGTCGTTTGCGATGATGGAGAAGCCTTCCGGGCCGTCCTTCGAGGAGCAAGTGAACTTCATGGTTCACATGAACTCCCTTTTCAGGGGCGACTACCCGCAGGACGAGCAAGAGGTTCGCTCGATCGCCGCGGCTAACCTCACCCGATGTCCCGCCGACAATGACGGGGTTATGCGACAGATATGGGCGGTGCGGCGTGCAGAGAGTCGTGAGAACGACCTTCGCCGGTTGAAAGGCATCCCGACGCTCATCGTGCACGGCATGAAGGACACGATGATTCCTTTCGAGAACGGTGTGCATCTGGCTCACCTGATCCAAGAGTCAAGGCTTGTCGCCTTTGCACATATGGGGCATTCTATCCCGAGGGAACTCTACAGGGATATTGTAGAGGAAATAAAGCTGCAGAAGGCGCTCGGTGAAGAGGCGAAAGCTCAGACGGAGAGGTCGTCATCTGGTACGGGCGCGACGGATTCCATTACGCCAACAGAAGACACGGTTGAGGGATGA